A genomic window from Salvia hispanica cultivar TCC Black 2014 chromosome 5, UniMelb_Shisp_WGS_1.0, whole genome shotgun sequence includes:
- the LOC125186240 gene encoding uncharacterized protein LOC125186240 codes for MATPSPWHQRPFSSAAPTSLQSSTIFPIYCNNRHLAIPWSPNFESSSSCCSSVNNGSSNGRNRLRGKSVEVVVVDADPENVKSFDSPLNRSGFDGRRLSFKPVFGKRALWRRIFFASKKVRSIILLNCITIIYASNIPVVKEVEAIIDPEAFTVVRFAVAAIPFIPFVFQARNDSHTRKAGLELGFWVSLGYILQALGLLTSDAGRASFLAMFTVIVVPLIDGILGSKIPIYTWFGALASIIGVAMLESSGSPPCIGDLLNFLSAVSFGIHMLRTEHISRSTERENLLPLLGYEICVVAFLSTLWYFTEGWFAGDINASNPFSWTPAIVLDWISSFPWIPALYTGIFSTSLCLWVEMTAMRDVSATETAIIYGLEPVWGAGFAWFLLGERWGVSGWIGAALVLGGSLTVQIMGAMPHSSLQERSDENGFISDNKNNFKSSVVRGTKNPSDLVNK; via the exons ATGGCTACGCCGTCGCCATGGCACCAGCGGCCGTTCAGCTCCGCCGCACCAACTTCTCTTCAATCTTCCACGATTTTCCCAATCTATTGCAATAACCGCCACCTTGCTATCCCTTGGTCTCCGAATTTCGAATCATCCTCTTCATGCTGCTCTTCTGTCAATAACGGCTCCAGTAATGGGAGAAACAGATTGAGAGGgaaatcagtagaagtggtaGTCGTTGACGCTGATCCGGAAAATGTTAAGTCGTTCGATTCTCCATTGAACAGGAGCGGATTTGACGGTAGAAGGTTGAGTTTCAAACCGGTGTTTGGAAAGCGAGCATTGTGGCGGAGGATATTCTTCGCATCGAAGAAAGTGAGGAGCATCATTTTGCTCAATTGCATCACCATTATTTACG CTAGTAACATTCCAGTTGTTAAGGAAGTTGAAGCTATTATCGACCCTGAGGCTTTCACAGTTGTGCGGTTTGCTGTGGCTGCCATTCCGTTCATTCCGTTCGTGTTCCAAGCTAGGAATGATTCTCATACTCGTAAAGCAGGATTGGAGTTGGGATTTTGGGTCAGCTTAGGGTACATCTTGCAAGCCCTTGGACTTCTCACATCTGATGCTGGACGAGCATCATTTCTTGCCATGTTCACT GTAATTGTTGTGCCTTTGATTGATGGCATTCTAGGATCTAAGATACCTATATATACATGGTTTGGAGCTCTGGCATCGATCATTGGAGTTGCAATGCTGGAATCCAGTGGGTCACCTCCATGC ATTGGAGACTTGTTGAACTTTTTAAGTGCTGTGTCTTTTGGGATTCATATGCTAAGAACTGAACATATTTCAAGAAGCACAGAACGAGAAAATCTTTTACCACTCCTAGGATATGAG ATATGCGTTGTTGCCTTTCTATCAACCCTTTGGTACTTCACTGAAGGATGGTTTGCTGGAGATATCAATGCATCAAATCCATTTTCTTGGACACCGGCAATAGTTTTAGACTGGATTTCGTCGTTCCCTTGGATACCTGCATTGTATACTGGGATTTTTTCAACAAGCTTGTGCTTATGGGTGGAG ATGACAGCGATGCGTGATGTTTCGGCTACAGAAACTGCGATCATATATGGGCTGGAACCTGTATGGGGCGCTGGATTCGCTTGGTTCTTACTTGGTGAGAGATGGGGAGTGAGTGGATGGATTGGAGCTGCTCTGGTTCTTG GTGGGAGTCTAACAGTGCAGATAATGGGAGCAATGCCACACTCCTCGTTGCAAGAACGTAGCGATGAGAATGGATTTATTTCAGATAACAAGAACAATTTCAAGTCTTCAGTTGTGAGGGGTACAAAAAATCCATCTGATTTGGTAAACAAGTGA